Within the Anas acuta chromosome 23, bAnaAcu1.1, whole genome shotgun sequence genome, the region AGCACTCCTCCAGGAGGCCGGCCAGACCTGCCGGAGAGCCCTGTCCAAGAACAGAAGCTCCCCACAGACTCCTTACAAAGGAAAACACCTCAAAATCGTCCTCTTCTATGAAGCTGGGAGGAAGAGGGCACCTGAGGAATTTCAGTGTCTTGGGGTAGTGAAGTGGGAATGGTTTGGGGGGTAAAGGCCTGGTGCCAGGCCCAGAGACCAAGGGCCGGGTCAGCCCCAGGCCTGGATGCTGGCACAGCTTTTGCAGGCTAGCAGTATCCCCTCAGACTCCATTTATAGACTGCAGCTCagcatttatttcatgttttaacGCAACCGGTGTGTTTATGAAGTAACTAGTTTAACACTAGCTCCTTTGTGCACTTACAATTTGAAGTATGCTATCCTAGAGGAAATTGGAGTTGCAACCACTGCGTGCTTCTCTGGATGGTTCATTTCCCTGGCCTGCTCACCCACTGCAGCTAAAGGTTACAGGTTTGCATTCCTCAGATTCCAGGACACCAAAGTGAATGCTGTGCATTGACGTAATTTTGAGCAAAGGAACCTTGTGTTTGCCTTCTCCTCTCATAAATACCGCTAGGCCTGGCGATGGCAGGCTGAGTTCAAACTAGGTTTGCTGAcctaaaatgctgttttaaacaAAGTTTAGAAAGCGCTGTTGAATCATTTGAAACGGGAACGGTTTGTGAGCTCCAGCCAGCAGTTTTGTCAAATGAAGCAAGGCAAGATTTGTAGTGGGAGATAGTACCTTTTAATAGGCCAGCTGGTGTTGTTGGGGGAAACAGATGTGTGTTTAGATAGACAAGTGTTTCAAGGCTGAAATAGAAACAGCAAACTTGAAGTTAAGTACACACTCAGAGCAGTTGTTCTAACTCAATTATAAACTTAATTATACTAACCAGTGAGGCACTTAGAGGGAGAAGGGGGTGCTGGTACCTGTGCAGCGGAGTGGGATGTTGGCAGATCCTGGTTTTCTACCTCCATGTCTCAGAGCAGCCAATTGCTGCCTCTCGAGCACAGAAGAAATAGAGATGAGGTGTGTTGTGAATGTTATGTTAGCAGCCTAATATTTTAGGTAAGGGTGTAGTTGGGCAGTGCTCCTAGTTCAGCCGTTGGAGACTTCCCAGTTCATGTATTTCTCCCCACAGACGGTTCCCGGGCTGCTGCCGCTGCGTATGAGATGGTGCTGTAACCAGTGGCCAAGAAGCGGTCTGAGTTATGAGTAAATTTCCCCAAAGGTAGCTGTAGTGATCCCATTTACACCATGGCTTCAAAGTTCAGTGAACgagtggctggggagcaggagggtgTGAATTTCCTGTGCATTTTGGCACGGGAGCTAACATGGCATTTCCATACCTGGAGTCAGTTGGTTCTCGTATTCAGAGAAGTTGTCTTCATATTTTGTCAGTGTCCTCAGGCCAGGACACAGTTTAAAGGTGGGGCGGTAGTTCTGTGGTGCTAAAAATGAGTTGTAAAATGATGTTGCCAAGTCACAAACTGAATGCAAACAGTTCTCTGAGTGTGCTTCACTGACTTGTTCGAAGAAAAACCAAGACCATTCTAggtactttgttttaaaaacactgatttGAGTCATAGTGCTAGTCAGGAGATGAAGAAGCAACTTTTGCGTATGTGGAACTGGCAGGTCACATAAGCCAAATTTTTCAACCATtaccatttcttttccatttacagGGCATAGTATAGAATTTCATATTTACTGCTTCTAAGCACAGAAGCTTGCCATATGTTTAATCATTGTCACAAAACAGCGTTTGTGAATTGATAACTTGGtaaaacttgttttttgttaGCCTTGAAACAGTAAGAATGAGCTAAGTTGCTCTGACTACTTAAAGGTCAGGTCTACATTAGTGCTTGTAGGATTAAAAAACACCCAGACCTGAATTAATGTTCAAACTAATTGTACAAAGTCTTTGGTTCTGTAGCACTTGCCTTCAAACTGCTTTTGCCCAGGAGTGGAGAAAATTCTCTGGGAGTCCTGAAGTGCTCTTGTCTGACTTCTCACCTTGTCCTGGGATCAGCGCCTTGGCAAGGTTGTGAATTCCCACACGTTTCCAGTGTGGGAATGCACGCTGGAAAAACCATTCGCTCGAGCTGCAAGTGTCTGAGGCAAAGTTAAAAACAACTCTGATGCATGCTGAAGTGTCCCATTGAGAATATTTTAACAACTTCTGAAAGTATCTTtacatttccttctgtttctcttgaactctgaaatacttttctgtaGCGTGGGACCGGGCAAGGTGGACGTGTGTGCCCTGCTTGGAGAGAGGGGtcgtgctgccagcagctgggagggaaaAGCTGGCCCCCATTTCTTTGACACCAACCCAGGACCTGCTTACAGAACTGCTGATGGTGGTTGGCTTAAACCTGAAGGCAACATTTCCAGCTCCGACCCATTTATCATCTGATACGCCGTGATCTCCAGACCCCAAATGCTCCCGATGTATTGTGCATTTAGTTTGCTTTTGGTTCTCAATCGCTCCCGAATGTAGTACCGCATACCTGAGCATCTAACAACTGCTGTCAGGGTGTATTTAATAATTGGGTTATTGTCAGGGTAAAGCTAATAATTATATCTATCAATTATATCTAATAATTgaaaataagcttaaaaaaaagtcattttgaaatgttgaCAATCCAAAGACTTGAGGTGGGGTTGTAATGCCTTGGTCCTTTACTCTCTTTTATCACAAGGACTTACTGCAGCTATAAAAGTGCCCTGTGCCACTGGAAGTTTAAAAAAGAGAATTGAATGCCTTAGGACCTGTCTGAGCTTTAGCATCCCCATcttttcatgtgaaaaaaatacttccataCTGTTTAAATtatcttctaaaaatatttgacaGTTTTACTACCTTATTAACTATAAATAACTGGTATTgtttcccctccccagcccagctcttctGATTTTACTGAAAGCAGCATGCATATGCATACATCCTTCAGCCTGTGTAGGAGCCGCTTGTTTGAGCAGCGGTGTGTCCGAGGAACAAGGGACAAAGTCATGTTATGGAAGTGACTCGACAAAACAAGGTCCCATGTTCATGGCAGGCACTCTTCTCATGtaataaattcatttaaatttattgcACTGCCTTCcgctattttattttaaattctgtaacCAGATCAAGGTCAAGGAAGTAGAAgatgaaaggggaaaggaagccagaagaggggagaggcaggcaggaagggGGAAGCAGGACAAGCAGTGCTTCAAAAGAGGGTTTGAAGGAGGTGAACAGGAGAGATCTCTCAGAGACAGGAGGGATTGTGAGCGTTACTCATTGAGATGAATGGAGAAGGAGGATTGTGATTAGTCTTCTGGGCACATAAGTATTGGGAGTATTGCTCGCCtaggtttttctttgtttaccaTCCTATATCAGTGGTGTTTCTAAATACCAGGTACACTATTGATAGTCCTTGTGCATGTATTCATCTTTTCGCAGCCAGTTCCTGAACAGGGGTTCTGGGCTTCTGATGTGCCAAGGAACTGCTGTAGCTACTGGGAATTCAGCAGGAAGGGTATCCTAAGGCCATTTCAGAATATGCTGTTACAAGATTTTACTGCAGAGTTTTGGTCTGAGATCaattaaatatgcttttcatttGATTCATGCTGGAGAACAAACAGTCTGGATCTTCAGATGCCTCCTGAGGTCgatatgttttctttcactgaagagGAGTGTTTTGCTTGCGCTTAACTTCTTCTTCTGCAGTAgtgtgaaatttcattttaaatccaAATGGACTTAGAGTTTCACTCAGCCTTTATGTGTATTAAGTCTTAGTCTCTTCTctagaataaatgtttttccagTGTGAAAGGGTTTGCAGTACCAAAAGTGAAATCAGAGGACAAGAAGAAGTTGAGTGCAGATGCCTGTAGAACAGGGTAGGCTCTGACAGCTGCCATTTAAATACGTGCTAAGACTTGTGAGACTGGTGGTAAGTTGTTCCAAACTACAGCGAGCTCTGTATCTGGGAAGCTTCACATGCACAATTTGCAGGAGTGGTATGGTTCTGGGTATGTGTAAGGAAGAGGCAAAGGGTGATGTGAAGAAGCTGACTGACTCCAGGAAATAATCAGATCCAATTATGTTATTGATGTTTAACCGCCAACTTTACCAGATGATGTTTCTGTATCATGTTAATTACGTGACTCATGTAGAACACAGAAGACTTTACATGGAAGCTTGGGGGGCCATAGGAAGGTGTAACATTACAGTTTATTCTCCCTCTATGCTGGAATAATTCAGAAACAATTTGAGCAAACACTGGaaacaattttatatattttttcttttggagatGGTCTTGACAGTGTGGGACATACGGTCCCCTCTAGTCCTTCAGGACCTTGCACAGAAAACCTGCAATTGTTACTACACGTAGGAGAGAACTGGTCCCTGAGAAGGCAGTGTGTATCTTTTGTAAGAAAAAGTTGCACTACTTGCATTATTTATCACATGTATAAAATCAATTTGTGTCTATTTGATTTAAATCCAGACTTCACTTTGAGGTTTGTAATCCACTgtgtttttgaagaaattttCAATAACTTCTCATCCTAGtccaaaattatttattaaaagcagCTTTAGGCAATCAGTACCTGCACTACAGCAGTAAAGCAGAGCTATTGGCAACtattattttgtgtttactAGCTTGAACTCTGCCCTCTGAAAATTCATGTTGTAGTTTCTCTAAAACTTCTGGTATTAAATGCCTTCTCTGGGATATTTGCCTGCTCCTGCACGCTCATAAGTGGATCCAAGAAAATGTCTATTCCACTTAAAAGAATCATTCGACAAAGTCCCACAGGCTTAAGAGCCATGAGCAATAGTTTCCTGagcccagaaaataaaaaaccgAAGTTTCTTACACAGATGATGGtttcaaaaatgctttctttgtagTGTTACAGGcacttgtttttctctaaacTGTGTTGGAAATTTGTTCTGAGCGGACAATAGCAGAAATGTGGGAGATGATATTAGTGATAGACTGCAAACAATTTGGTctgcatttttgaaaattacaaCTGAGTAATTGCATTTTTGTATAGTTAATCCATTGCACAGTCTGgatcctaaaaaataaaataacaaaccaGGCCCTAGAGGATTccactgcattttcttcaagCAGGGTCTGAAGTGAAGCCACTTCGCTTTTGCTTTTTGAGATGAAAATGACAgctcttctctttgttttagGATACCTGTAATCTCTCGTATGTGGAAGGAACGCTagcagaaaggtgaaaaaatgggTGTTAAAACATTCACTCATAATTCCCCTGCTCACAGTCAGGAGATGCTTGGAAAGCTGAACATGCTTCGCAACGACGGACATTTCTGTGATATCACCATTCGCGTCCAGGACAAAATCTTCAGGGCGCACAAGGTGGTTTTGGCAGCCTGCAGCGACTTCTTCCGATCCAAACTCGTCGGCCAAGCAGAAGACGAGAGCAAGAGCGTGTTAGACCTGCACCACGTGACAGTGACTGGTTTTATACCCCTACTGGAATACGCTTACACGGCAACGCTGTCCATCAATACCGAAAACATTATTGACGTGTTGGCTGCAGCCAGCTACATGCAAATGTTCAGCGTGGCTAGCACGTGCTCGGAGTTCATGAAGTCGAGCATTTTATGGAATACGCCCAACAGCCAGCAGGAGAAGGTGCTAGATGCAGGCCAGGAGAACAGCGCAAACTGCAATTTCACTTCGCGAGACGGCAGCCTGTCTCCGGTGTCTTCGGAGTGCAGCGTGGTGGAAAGAACCATTCCCGTGTGCCGAGAGTCACGAAGAAAGCGCAAAAGTTACATCGTCATGTCTCCTGAGAGCCCCCTCAAGTGTAACACCCAAACAAGTTCCCCTCAAGTGCTGAATCCTTCAACTTCTTACCCGGAGTCCAGAAATCAGCCTGTAGACTCCTCCTTAGCTTTTCCCTGGACTTTTCCTTTTGGAATTGATCGAAGGCTTCAGTCTGAGAAGGTGAAGCAGGTGGAGAACTCTAGGACTTTGGAAATGCCTGGGCCCTCGGAGTCCAACAGAAGAATTGCAGACTACGTGACGTGTGAGAGCACGAAAGCCAGCTCGCCCCTCGTGATCGAGGAAGACGTGCGTGTCAAAGTGGAGAGGTTAAGTGATGAGGAGGTTCATGAGGAGGTATCGCAGCCTGTTAGCGCGTCCCAGAGCTCCCTGAGCGATCAGCAGACGGTCCCAGGAAGCGAGCAAGTTCAGGAAGATCTCCTGATCAGCCCACAATCTTCCTCTATAGGTATGGCCGTTTCTGGGGTTATAGATGTACAGGTGCATGCGTGTGCACTCATGATTTTACTGGAggaaatgtgtttgtgttttatttttgtggaactgctttttttttttcctgtttaatgaaatgtttatatataaaccCTGGTGGAGGGACAGGACTTAGAGCTATTTAAACAACTGGAACGCAGCTAAGGAAGGTAGGCCTGCTGGTAGACCTCCTGATTATTCAGAAGGGATTGATAGCCCCTTTTTACTTCTGGTTGCTTGACtgggaaaaataattctgttttcagtagtGTCAAAAGGCACGATCCCAGTTACGCTGTAACACCAAATCTGAAAGACTTATGGCTTGTAGCCACAGAGGGACAGAATGGTACTTTGCATCAGACATAAAATCTTGTATAACCATGACAGAGAGCCTTTGTAAAAAGATTTGCAAAATAAGTGGTGGAACACTGTCATCTTAATGTCCCAGACGAAGGCAAAACCACACAGTCATAATACTGAGAatctttccatttctgtggGGCTTGGTTCTCAAGTTGCTTCTTCAAATGCTGCCAATTGCTGAGAGAAACCTTTTCCGTAAAGGACAGTTTGAAGCCAGTTTTGGGTTTTTCTAGCAGGCTGTTGCTTATTAATAGCTAATAtttaaaggttgttttttttctctttgctcatAATGTATTAAATGGCTTTTAGTAAGTCAGAAGGCCGGCAATTTGCAATATTTCTAGTTTAATTACCAAAATTTTGCCCTAGTCAGCTATTTTGCCTTCAGTTAAGTGGCTTGACCTGTGTTTGGTAGAGTTTGTTTactgaaagatttttaataaagcCTGGTTTATTTGAAAACCATAAGAATGAAGAATGTGCTGGTCTGCTTCATTCACGTAATGTATACATGAAAGGCTACGTCAGTTAATTAAGtaaataaactaaaacaaaataaataaatgtagccTAGTAGCctgcacaatttttttttctttgctcagttatcattttcttctctgcagaaagtGGGTCTGGCCATTTTAAGTTTACAGTAGATACAGTCTGTGTTGTTAAAGTATCTCGGGTAATACTcactaaaaagaaatgaaaatatcttcCCTGTGTCCAGTCCTTTAGGACttgatgttgttgtttctgttcatCAGTTTATAGAGTTCATGTGTTGATATCATACGTCATTAATTCTTTTTCcaagtgaaaatgttttatttatcaaaGGCAATGCCATTTGCCTTTTCTGAGGAGCAGACTTAACTTAAGGACCTCTAAGTCTTTGGATGTAGTTTGCCAAAATAGTGcacagattaaaaacaacagtTCGCTTGCTGGGCAGCTTCCAGGAGAAGTGGTCCTTGTTCAAACAGGTTTAAATTGACTCTGATTTTAACTCATTTTAGTAGGAACTTAGGGGAGACCTTGCCATGGCCAAATGATCGGAGGTGTAAATTACTACATCAGCATAATTGTACCATCccagacaaaacagaacaagTACAAATAATGATAAGGGAAAGTTACAAACAGCATATCAAGTGAAAGGAGGGAATTTTACCAACTATAAATATCATATC harbors:
- the ZBTB44 gene encoding zinc finger and BTB domain-containing protein 44 isoform X4 — translated: MGVKTFTHNSPAHSQEMLGKLNMLRNDGHFCDITIRVQDKIFRAHKVVLAACSDFFRSKLVGQAEDESKSVLDLHHVTVTGFIPLLEYAYTATLSINTENIIDVLAAASYMQMFSVASTCSEFMKSSILWNTPNSQQEKVLDAGQENSANCNFTSRDGSLSPVSSECSVVERTIPVCRESRRKRKSYIVMSPESPLKCNTQTSSPQVLNPSTSYPESRNQPVDSSLAFPWTFPFGIDRRLQSEKVKQVENSRTLEMPGPSESNRRIADYVTCESTKASSPLVIEEDVRVKVERLSDEEVHEEVSQPVSASQSSLSDQQTVPGSEQVQEDLLISPQSSSIGSIDEGVTEGLPTLQSTSGTNAHADDDDRLENVQYPYQLYIAPSTSSTERPSPNGPDRPFQCPTCGVRFTRIQNLKQHMLIHSGIKPFQCDRCGKKFTRAYSLKMHRLKHEVTS
- the ZBTB44 gene encoding zinc finger and BTB domain-containing protein 44 isoform X2, translated to MGVKTFTHNSPAHSQEMLGKLNMLRNDGHFCDITIRVQDKIFRAHKVVLAACSDFFRSKLVGQAEDESKSVLDLHHVTVTGFIPLLEYAYTATLSINTENIIDVLAAASYMQMFSVASTCSEFMKSSILWNTPNSQQEKVLDAGQENSANCNFTSRDGSLSPVSSECSVVERTIPVCRESRRKRKSYIVMSPESPLKCNTQTSSPQVLNPSTSYPESRNQPVDSSLAFPWTFPFGIDRRLQSEKVKQVENSRTLEMPGPSESNRRIADYVTCESTKASSPLVIEEDVRVKVERLSDEEVHEEVSQPVSASQSSLSDQQTVPGSEQVQEDLLISPQSSSIGSIDEGVTEGLPTLQSTSGTNAHADDDDRSTERPSPNGPDRPFQCPTCGVRFTRIQNLKQHMLIHSGIKPFQCDRCGKKFTRAYSLKMHRLKHEGKRCFRCQICSATFTSFGEYKHHMRVSRHIIRKPRIYECKTCGAMFTNSGNLIVHLRSLNHEASELANYFQSSDFLVPDYLNQEQEETLGQYELGEHGFESNSSVQMPVISQVSSTQNCESTFPLGSLGGLAEKEEDVPEQPKTNATAEATAGDPPKPELSSITIE
- the ZBTB44 gene encoding zinc finger and BTB domain-containing protein 44 isoform X3, with product MGVKTFTHNSPAHSQEMLGKLNMLRNDGHFCDITIRVQDKIFRAHKVVLAACSDFFRSKLVGQAEDESKSVLDLHHVTVTGFIPLLEYAYTATLSINTENIIDVLAAASYMQMFSVASTCSEFMKSSILWNTPNSQQEKVLDAGQENSANCNFTSRDGSLSPVSSECSVVERTIPVCRESRRKRKSYIVMSPESPLKCNTQTSSPQVLNPSTSYPESRNQPVDSSLAFPWTFPFGIDRRLQSEKVKQVENSRTLEMPGPSESNRRIADYVTCESTKASSPLVIEEDVRVKVERLSDEEVHEEVSQPVSASQSSLSDQQTVPGSEQVQEDLLISPQSSSIGSIDEGVTEGLPTLQSTSGTNAHADDDDRTERPSPNGPDRPFQCPTCGVRFTRIQNLKQHMLIHSGIKPFQCDRCGKKFTRAYSLKMHRLKHEGKRCFRCQICSATFTSFGEYKHHMRVSRHIIRKPRIYECKTCGAMFTNSGNLIVHLRSLNHEASELANYFQSSDFLVPDYLNQEQEETLGQYELGEHGFESNSSVQMPVISQVSSTQNCESTFPLGSLGGLAEKEEDVPEQPKTNATAEATAGDPPKPELSSITIE
- the ZBTB44 gene encoding zinc finger and BTB domain-containing protein 44 isoform X1, with the translated sequence MGVKTFTHNSPAHSQEMLGKLNMLRNDGHFCDITIRVQDKIFRAHKVVLAACSDFFRSKLVGQAEDESKSVLDLHHVTVTGFIPLLEYAYTATLSINTENIIDVLAAASYMQMFSVASTCSEFMKSSILWNTPNSQQEKVLDAGQENSANCNFTSRDGSLSPVSSECSVVERTIPVCRESRRKRKSYIVMSPESPLKCNTQTSSPQVLNPSTSYPESRNQPVDSSLAFPWTFPFGIDRRLQSEKVKQVENSRTLEMPGPSESNRRIADYVTCESTKASSPLVIEEDVRVKVERLSDEEVHEEVSQPVSASQSSLSDQQTVPGSEQVQEDLLISPQSSSIGSIDEGVTEGLPTLQSTSGTNAHADDDDRLENVQYPYQLYIAPSTSSTERPSPNGPDRPFQCPTCGVRFTRIQNLKQHMLIHSGIKPFQCDRCGKKFTRAYSLKMHRLKHEGKRCFRCQICSATFTSFGEYKHHMRVSRHIIRKPRIYECKTCGAMFTNSGNLIVHLRSLNHEASELANYFQSSDFLVPDYLNQEQEETLGQYELGEHGFESNSSVQMPVISQVSSTQNCESTFPLGSLGGLAEKEEDVPEQPKTNATAEATAGDPPKPELSSITIE